In Enoplosus armatus isolate fEnoArm2 chromosome 12, fEnoArm2.hap1, whole genome shotgun sequence, the DNA window AGTAGTGGGAAAAGATGCAAAGTGCAATTAAAACATCAGCAATTACTACTTATTGCTTAAAAATAGATATTCTCTTAAACAAAGTTGCCCCTGGAAAAAGTTTGAATGCAAGCTTCTAACTAAGCAAAGTAAACATTATACACCCACATGTCAAAAACAGTCTTGTGTTACAAAAACACTGACCAGCAGCTAAATCCTAACCCCTACTGAAGCCGCTTTAAAGAGACTGATGCGTTTTTTGGCcgctttttattttctcaaattgtCCTCTGACGTTTCTACACATGGCAACAATAAGGAGCATTTTGACTACTTGCATTGCTACTGTtgaaaaccttaaaaaaaagatgagtaaAAATGAAATCTGACATGATCCAGTAGTATGTTTGCCCTTTAGCCCCCGTTGGCTTGACGGCGATGCTTCTTATGGCGACCAACCACTTTATTGCCTGCAGTGGGTGAAAAAAAATGGTGTATTGATGAGTATGTAACACTGGACATTTTATTATGTGATTTGACAACATTTGACAGATGTTACCTGCATCCCTCTTCTGCACTCTGTGTGGAATCTGGACAGCGTATGACCCTGGTAGTCCTGGTAAACCTGGGTGTCCAGGATcacctgtaaacaaacaaaactctcAGCCCGCTTGTCTCAATCACTCCACTAAAACATTGAAAAACTCTGGAAATCATGCAGTGTTTCTTTTAGCAAATCTGTTTCAATGTACCCTTTTCTCCTCTGGGTCCTGGGTaccctctgtctccctttggTCCAGGGCCTCCGGGAGGGCCTTGGATGGTGCCGTAGGCTGCGCAAGAGCAAAAGCACAGATTCGTGATGAAGCAACATTTTCCAGCTACACTTACATAAGTCTGGATAGTTTTCCATTGCTGCAAGGTTCAACCTGATACAGTATGTGGAAAATCATAACTCTGTATCCTCACTTCTGAAGAAGTCCATGAGGTCAGCCGTGACATTGCCATAGGCACCGATGACGCGGCTCTGACCAGGTGGTCCGGAAGGTCCGGGTGGACCAGGGGGGCCTTGGATCGCTCTTACATTCGCCCTCCAAGGACCCTCAACCAGGTAATCCTGCAGCAGGCCTTGATCTAGAGATACATAGATAGATCATACAAGACTCATTTACACATCGTTCATCATTGTTGGCCAGAGGTGGGGTAAGTAGATCCTTTAGTTAAGTCAGGGGTTTCAGTCTGACACTGACTTCACTGCtcaagttttcttcagtatcaaagtaatccagtgatagtttacactgcaaacaggaagcaCTAATGACTAATAACTTTTAATGctgccaatttgccaaaatgtaaacaaatatcgGCAAAAAAAATGAGGCTCAGGTTGTAGCCCACAGCGTAACTCACTGAATCCACAGCAGCATCccccaaagcattatgggaaatgtagttagAGTGTATCTCCCAAATAGGAATAAGTGTCAGACTTTGGAAACCCCTGCCTTAGACAAATCTCTACGTGTGACGGCTGCGATGGACTCACTCTTGATGTAGTCTGTAACTTTCAAGGCGACGTTGGAGTAGTCCATAGTGTCGGTGAGCCTGCTGATATCAATCTCTCTGTGCTCAGAGCCATAGCTCCGGTCACCTTGAGAGTAGCTCCGGCCCTGAGTGTGGCTCTGGACGTAACCCGGCTCTCCACGGTCTCCTTTCTGACCCCTTGGTCCTGGAGGCCCTGGATGTCCGATGATGGCACGACGAACATTGTCACCTGAAAAATGCAGTTCATTTCAAGTTTTATGGGGGTTAAATGTTTGAGTACAGATACTGATCACACGTCTTTAATCTGTCCATGTGGGATGTTGGGAGCTTACTGGTTAAATACTCCTGAACTTCAGCGCGGATGCTCTCGCGAGGGAAGTTTCCACTGTAGGAGACTGATCCAGAGTAACTGCCTGGTGGACCCTGTGGTCCCTGTGGACCTTGAGGACCAGGAGGGCCAGGAAGGCCTCTGAACCCAGAAGAGCCTGAGAAAGTAGACATTGTACACAGCAAGATGAGGAATGTATCAACTAAGTTTAATGATATTTTGTGAACAGCATTTTAGAAGAAAAggatgaatgaaatgttttgtatataTGGTGATTTATAGTGATTTATTGGTCACAATATGATCAATGAATTGTATATCAGGACACCAGAAATAGCCTTAAACACCACCCTGACGAAGGCAAGATAGCCAAAAAACGTTTAGTGAATAAAGCGTGGTGTACTGGACCTGATAGACGGGAGTATTGTACGTATTATAACACCAGACTGTAGCATGTGGTGACTGAGGGTGATACTGTAAGAATGTAAGTATTTACAGGAGGATTGGCCATTAATCTCAGCCTCAGCActagttgttgttgtaataataagtattattttttcattgtcaAACACACTTTTTGGCAACATGGTCACAgctcagacaaactgaacagtAAATAACTTTTGAATCCAGATTAACAGTCAGCCTCAGTTTATACATCATGTTCATCCTCTCTGTCAGACTCACCCTGCAGGTAACGCTTAATGTCCTCCATGCTGTAGCCACGATCTCCCGCCCCGTACACGGTGGCAGTGGAGACTCCTGATGGCCCCTGAGGGCCAGGAGGGCCAGGTAGCCCTGGCCCACCCggaggaccaggaggaccaCTTTGTACAGAAGAGCTGATCCATGAGCGGAATTCTGGATCTAAGTAGatgaagacaggaggaagatgacGGGTGAGTGACAGACTTTTCACTGTTCTTGGAGAATGAACTCTGTGTAGCTAATAAGATGACTTACTTCTTATCAGTGCAGAATAGTCAATCAAAGCGGTAGAGAAGCCAGAGCCCCCTGCAACAGAAAGCCCAGGAGGACCGGGCGGTCCGGGCAGTCCGGGCGGACCTTTAGCGATCCCTCTTTCtgaaaaatgacagtaaaagtagttttattaattgattaaattgATCCAGGCACCACTTCCAGGgttattgttttctgttgtgcAACCTATGCTTACCATTCATGATATTGAAGACATACGAGGCTACCTCCTCTACACGGTAACTGCCTGAAATGCCTCCTGAAGACCCCGGTGGCCCCGGTGGTCCTTGTGGCCCTGGTGGTCCTGACAAATATCTCCTCACATCGTCTCCTAGACAgatcacagcagagagacataGTTTAGCCCGGTGCTTCCTCtgaaaaagaaacttttttGTCTTCACAGTCAAATGAGAGGATGTTGAAGAGTTTCCAACACAGTGGACTGTAAATATGTCGAGGGCAGCGTGGACAATAAATGTGTCTGATGCCTTTCGGCTCAGCTAGAATACGTATTGTACTTACTCTGAAGCATGGCGATGAGACCACTGACCGTCAGGGAGCCAGGTCCAGGAGGACCAGGTGGTCCCGGACGGCCCTGACCACCAATGCTGATGCCTGAGCCCGATCCTGAAATTGCACAACACAGTTAATGGTGGCCCCCATTCTACTGTAagtacaatataataatatattctgGGGAAAAGCTCAGGTTTACGTTGTATGTATGCAATGATTCGAGCAGAGATGTCCTCCATAGAGCCTGAGAAGGTTCCAGGGATTCCTGGAGGCCCAGGTGGACCTGGAGGTCCTGGGACACCTGATGCCTGTCTGCTTCTACCTGCAtggaacaaataaaacatgtgctCACTCTGACCCTGACAGCTTGTGAGCTTGTGACCTTGCTTCACAAAAACTCTTACTTAGATAGTCGGTGATGTACTGGCGCATCTCACTAGAAGAAGCGAAGGAGCCTGGATGGCCTGGAGGGCCAGGAGGACCTGGGGGACCAGGTGGGCCTGAGGTAACTGAGACGGAGCCTGATGAAAACAATTTGATAGTAAAGACCCTGAAGAAGTTACATGGACTCAAACTAACTTCTTAACTACTTGAGATAAAACACTCCACTTTGTGATTTATTGTAAACTCCTCcttctgagtgtcagacactcaggaagacactggaaatctgtatctacttcacctgttcatacactacctcactatttattctaaatgtttaagtgcaatacatatatagtcatacacttcagtgcaacacatacatacatatacattgttattgtatatatttttttacctcattgttcacttaaatactgtaaatgtgtatatttttattttctatttcttatttttatattttgtacatacttttagttctaaattatgctactttctactctgaatgggagcaccggtactgtacaatttcccccccggggatcaataaagtatttctgattctgattctgattctgatctgataaAGAGTAGTTAGGacaatgattattattttttctacCTCTTGAAGAACCGGGAATACCAGGAGCTCCAGTGTCCCCTTAGGAatgataaacaacaacaaaagcgTTATCTTCACACAGGTGGATACAGTGGTTACTctgaaatacagacaaaaaaactttGACAGCATTCACAGACATTGATGTGTTTACCTTTAAATCCTTGTGGTCCTGGATGTCCAGGAGGCCCTGGTGGACCTGGTGGTCCAGGAATCCCATGTCCTCCGGCATAAGTTGACACTGTAAGGAAGAAATAAACGTACGGTTATACATTAAGGCCCTTGAGGCTCTCACAAGTGTGTCTTTCGGATATCATTCTAATGTAATTTAGTCTGATTTGTGTTCGGATGGCGACCTCTCTCAGAGCTTCCTGATCTCCCTGGGGTGCCTGGAACACCTGGCTGGCCTGGttcacctgagacacacaagaTGTCACTGTTATTTGTTTGTCCACAAGGAGACTCACAACTATCAGCATTGTTGCGTAAGAGTAACAACAGTTAGTACAACACAATTttcaacacaaatgaaaattaaatgaagacAATCACCTTGGTATCCTCTTGGTCCAGGAGTACCTAAAATAATGATGGAGATGTTATAATAAAGtgagactaaaactaaaagaaagGAAATTTCTTTAAATGAGGCATACAGTAAGAGGTCTTCACAACATCTGATCACCTGCTGATCCTTTAGGCCCATAAGGCCCAGGTGGTCCTGGTGGTCCTGGTGGTCCAGTGTAAAACGTTCCTGTAAGAAGAgcagtgttgaaatgttttttgttgctgctgattACATGTCAAACCTGCATCAAGACAGAGCACAAGTTCAGATTTTGGATCATACCAGAGCTGGATCCAAAGCTTCCAGagtctcctttttctcctttagGTCCTTGTCTTCCATAACCTACAAAGCAGACATGATGATTAAAGTTTGATATGAACAATGGATGAGCTTCAcatgataaacaaacacagtgtgtgacTCACTCGCCTCAGAGTCCATATTGGAAACAGTGGATTTAACAAGCTTAAATACTCAATACTGACCTGGAGGTCCAGGTGGTCCTGGGGGTCCTTGTCTTGAATCAcctaataaaaacatttttaaagcagtcAGTGACACAATTTGAAGAACATTACAAGAAGACTGTGGTCATTCTCAACAAATCCTACAAAATCATTAAGGATGATGTCTTTGATGATGCTGCAACATAGCATGTTGTGTCTTACATACCTGGACGTCCAGGAGGACCCGGTGGGCCGGGTGGGCCTGGTATTCCTGATGCTCCGCCAGAACCAAATTGCCCTAAAGTAGAAAAAACCCACAATTTTAAATAATGAACAGTATTCTGGTCTGTAGAGAGGAACAAACCTGGGTAAAAGAGTAGGAAACTACAATTTATGACTCTGTGTAACTTTTGCTAAACAGCTGCctctgtggccacaagtggcaATAACAGGATCATGGTAAATGTAGATTAACAGTAGCGCAAGCAGGAAGACtcagttttattatttgctAGCATTAGCCACTATAAACTagtggtcataccagaccaagtaagtCTGTAGAATCAAAACACCTGATTGAACTGAACTGgattttattgcttatgaattcaacttttcatttgcaaGATAAAGATTGTGTTGTtacactgttacaccacagatGTTGCAGGTTATTTCTCACCTCTAAATACTGAATgtcaaaaaacatcaacacaagtACTCACTCTCAGCTCGAGTTGAGCTTATACTTTCGGTGGTTCTCACTGTTATTCCTTGTTCTCCCTGCTCTCCCTTATATCCCCTGTCACCTTTAGGACCTGTGAAGACAACAAGGCAGCCTCTGTGAGACTCCGAGGGCTACATGTCCAATCTAAAAAGTTTCGTTCGAGAGCAAAACAATGCAACGACCTACCAGCTTGGCCAGGCAGACCAGCAGGACCAATGGGACCTGAGGAGGTAAATCAAGACATATGAACACTTTGAGGTCGCCAGGACAACAGTGAAATGTATTGTTACTTGCGATATCGTGATCATCTGGCTACTTTCAAGGGTCAGACCTGATAATCCTGGGGGTCCTGCAGGGCCGGGAGGTCCAGATGGCCCAGGTGGTCCTGGGATGCCAACAGAAGCGGAGCCtcctggaaaataaaagtgatGGTCAGATATCCTCAAACAACATATCTAATCTATAATAAGTTAAAATATAAGTTTCATCATGTTCAGTTACCTGCATTGATGATTCTTCCTGGTTCACCTGTTTCAcctaaaacagacagacacatgctaCATCATACGCACAGATTAACAGCACAAAGCACATGATATTTTTCTGCTGCAGGAGGCCCTAAAGGGAGCTGACAATGACAGTAGCTGTACCTTTGGAGCCAGGTCGTCCTGGATTCCCTGGTATCCCTAAAgacacaattacatttttagtgTTGAGAGCATTAAAAGCAAAgaatttacagtgtgtgttgtactAATAGTAGAGTCGTACCCGGTGGTCCTTGAAGCCCAGGTGTTCCTACAGGGGGGGAGATATTATGAATATATCATATTATCCACCAAAGATAAAGTTAATAATGCTGGAGATCAAGTTTCATAAGAGTGACATCAGGCTCAGTTTACCTGGAAGTCCATTATCTCCATGAGGCCCAGCAGGACCTCTGAGTCCAGAGGGCCCAGCGGATCCTGAGTCACCTGAgggacaaaaatacaaatataattcatggtgatttttcttttttgggggggaggtTAACCATTGCTGTGTGCCTGATATACGAAATGTtcaggaagagaaggaaaagccTCATACATTCTCGAGTTGTGTAATCTCCAATGATACATCCTTgtgaacattaaaaacatatttaaatagGTGTATCTGTAATGCTTATATAATTACTCATTTACCTCTTGATCCTTTTGCACCATCATGTCCAGACAACCCTgatgacatgaaaagaaaatatattaaaatatatgtacccaagtatattatattatattgaaCATCAATCCATAAGTCActctaaaaaacaaacttttgttGTAATAGGTTATTTTCAGTGTCTGTTATTCCCTCAATGAACAGTTGAGTCTTTATGAGCAGagtcctctctgctgccccctagtggacAATGTTATTTAATACTCTTCTTACTGCCACATAATCAGTTGAAATGATTTcacacaacattaacaataacaataaagatAAGTGAGTTATAAAGTTAATTAATaattagtcatttttaaagtaaatcatttaaatgataaaaaacacataataataatgattatacAAAATGATTAAGGGCTTTTTCAATTTTCTTGGATAGGTGAATTTTTTGTTATGGTCACACTCATCACCTTCAATCAAGTCACATTAAAgtaatagttcaacattttgagcagtttccaggcaaccagcgtagactccaggaagtcattgcttcattttttgtacggattaaacaaacaagatacaacatgtttattagtgagcattagaggtgctggtgggggaattttgttacctttggacagagccaggctagctgtttccccctgtttccagtctttgtgctaagttaAGCCAACcagctcctggctgtagcttcatatttaatggacagatatgcaAGTGGTGTTTATCTTTgcatctaactctctgccagaaagcgaatttcccaaaatgtcaaactgttgttGTAGTTCAGAAGCACAATACGATAATCTGAGTGTCTGAGGATCAATTAATTATCTGAGGCTGGAGGTCCTGTGACTCACCCATTGACCCTTTGGGTCCTTTCTCTCCAGCTGGTCCTGGCAGACCAGGTAAACCAGAATCACCTGAGGAGTGGGACAACTGGATCAGGAAACTGCACATACCATGCCAATATGACtgtgtcaaatatatatatatataagccgTACTGACCTGGCAGACCTCTGAGACCTTTGTCACCTGGTTCACCTAAAATAAACGACAGTTAGAAACATTCACTGACCCCATGAGTCCTATAAAACCTGATGTAGTTAACAAACCTTTAAGTCCTTGAAATCCAGCAAGCCCTCTGTCACCTTCAGAGTGAGAAGAGTGACAGTGAGTAACATTGTAGAATATGCAATAAACTAAATTAACTATTTCACTGTATTTAGCAACTGAACAATGTCCATGTAACTGACCTTTAGACCCAGGTGGTCCTGCCTCGCCACGGAAACCCTGAGGGCCTGGTTGACCTACAACAAAACGAATGCCAGAGATTAAGTCAAGACACCGCTAATAGTACTTTCAGTTGGTAAATTTTAGATAATATTCAACTCATCAGGTGTTTCTGGAGTCGCATGCtccacatgaatgaatgaaaaactgaCCTGGTGGCCCAGAAAGTCCAGTATCTCCATGTGCGCCTAGAGTGAAGATTAATAATTATTAGAAGGGTAAACCACTGTTTAACAACAACATTATAATAGCCTTCGGACACCTTAATAattatgcaaaacaaacaaacaaaaaactattaAGAATTGACACTGACAATAATGTATAACTGGAAATTGACAAAAGTTTAATTATCCTAAAACTTGCAAAGAAATagcactttttctttctttttttactgactaattattaattgtttatatCTATGCTGGGTTCATAACCCAAATTCATAATACTGTAACTGttatagaaataaatatgaataattgtAATACTGCagaacagcagaaaaacagataaatgaaagattaataaatcaataaaataaagttcaaatgcaataaatatataaatactgttCTTAATACAGTGAAGCCCaataattatttacattaatgcatcaggAAAGATAGGAGAGATATGTGTGCACTTcataaatatatgaatacaaCGTGTTACAAAAGTTTCATTATCTTTAAAGTCTTTactaatttgacatttaaattggTTACTTTACCTTTTAAAGActaaagttttattttcatgaggCAGGATGCAACACAGAACATACTTTTACAAAGCGCTGGTGCCTCTGAAGCTGTGAATTAATGCTGTTGGTGTAATTGAAGTAATTGTCGGAGAGAAAACATTctagaaaaaacattttgacattgaaCACAAAAAGAACACATGTGCTCAAACGTATGTGATATAGTGTTTTCCAAGAAGTTGAAGCAGcagtgtattgtattgtatttttcatcgtttttattcttaattactgtatgtgtctaAGTCAAGGCAGAGATCTTGTTTCACTGAACAATGTGGAGGCTTTATTAGCAAACTGACTCAATGCTGCCACCTGGTGCTGTTTGTAGTTGATACACCATGAGGTAATGAACTGTTATAGATGCACCTTTTGACAGCAGCTAAAAccaacagttttttgtttttgtttgttgtttattttgaaaataaaaaaatagggGGACAAGGATCTCACCTTTTGGTCCGATAGGTCCCACAGACCCAGGAACCCCAGGATCTCCAGGTGCACCTGCATAAACCAAACACGACATCCTGTAGTGACACAGTCTAGAGGTGTTATTAGAATCACTAATGAACGCTAATAAAGCTCAGTTACTGCTGGGAATCTGAGCCATACCTCTGTCACCTTTCGCTCCGAAGCCTGTAGGTCCTGGCTCACCTCTGGGGCCAGCTGGGCCCTCACGACCCCTGACACCTGGCGGTCCATCCAGTCCATGATCACCTGATcagacattttacatacagaTAATCACTCACTGTAAATAAGCTAAGCGGTGTATGTGCATCATGAAGTTTGACCTGAAGCGCTCTCTGTACCTTGGTTTCCTTTCTGCCCTTTTGGACCCTCAGGGCCTGCATGTCCCATCGCACCCGGAGCacctgaggtcaaaggtcacagtcaGTAAAATGACATTATGATGCCTCATGATAGTCCTAAGAAAACATAAAGTACTGAAAATGTTAGTCAGGAAAATGTTAGTCATCATTCCTCACCTGGAAGTCCAGGGAAACCAGAATCTCCTGCGACgaataaaacatacatttgatTATGATGAGAGAACGCAGCTGACAAAcataaagaaatacaacagagacagaaagacaactgaaatatctgaaaaggATTTCTAGCAGTAGGTGACTTTGCTTCCCGACCTTTAGATCCAGTGTCCcctgaaaagaataaaaaatgaacataaattaAACACGACTCAtgttgattaactgattaaaaaaCACTACATGCTTAGATTTTATGAAAGAAATAATACTTGAATTTTACCTTTAGGTCCAGGcagtcctctctctccctgcactGATGATGCTAGAAAACCTGAGACAGAAAACGACAGTTCAATGAACAtgtactgtgtatatgtgtgtgtgtgtgtgtgtgtgtgtgtgtgtgtattcatgtagTTAGTATATATGTGTAGTACCTCTGAATGCCTGTGAGTGCATTTCAGCTCTCAACATTTCCTTGATTGTGATCTGAAGAGAGCCAGCGTCTATGTGTCCTCCGCTCA includes these proteins:
- the col17a1b gene encoding collagen alpha-1(XVII) chain, with translation MDELTRQMDFSGGLSGEKVVTETITSTTRLTSLPPKGTSGSNHRNMSSSAGGLGLEKNVLTQNSSGTYFSSSSVGVNTSSYSSSSGVYLGGDSSGGGDGGGSYIDGEGYGSAGGGGGGGGGGGGGSRGGGSYLVSSVTKVRSSSSGGARRAQTAGSSGGLSPGFRERKNISSRSGGYDGSSSANSSPEFTRKDYGNYCSSTTRGRSESRESEIRARLQSASPTACRWTELDDVKKLLKGRSCSVSPTRSSNASITLPVPKKACVETKTISVASQSGSTSFGSGVRSGRFHTIDTSGLYDTSLTNGQFDTGVKSEQYDITLKSGQYDTGVKSSQYDVSLKSGQYDTGLKSGQYDTGLKSGQYDTGLKSGQYDTSVRSAQYDTGVKSAQYDTSMRSGQYDTSMRSGQYDTLDATLPSFSWSTSTLPASPSTVVNASSYTYQVGTNNMPGGSSPLGLTSPSSLSVYGFQNNLAPTSGSVLTTSGANVNANLGGYGVQKNLSNGGGVVSTGVSSITRSQTDDAYKKDYKFLISEKENVPAKRDTEMLILAKDSGKQFTSSSSVHVGGGSLSGDSIKKEKLISSYTETMPLKTETGNSYYGSSGVVMKDKATYAEIHRDSGIFGGGGGLCCCSDACCSWWKWLLGLLLLSLLLLGLLFGLIALAEDVRKLKNRVATLEAESSVANARTSRLSSNDITYVGGGGTDHHDNTLHLGAGGSGSSGGNGIDVGAGAGAGAGAGARAGARAGAGAGAGAGAATGDSGASGGSRAGAGGAGTSFSGSAGTTGTSYSGSAGTGYSGGAGAGGTSFSHGTGLGTGVSGGHIDAGSLQITIKEMLRAEMHSQAFRGFLASSVQGERGLPGPKGDTGSKGDSGFPGLPGAPGAMGHAGPEGPKGQKGNQGDHGLDGPPGVRGREGPAGPRGEPGPTGFGAKGDRGAPGDPGVPGSVGPIGPKGAHGDTGLSGPPGQPGPQGFRGEAGPPGSKGDRGLAGFQGLKGEPGDKGLRGLPGDSGLPGLPGPAGEKGPKGSMGLSGHDGAKGSRGDSGSAGPSGLRGPAGPHGDNGLPGTPGLQGPPGIPGNPGRPGSKGETGEPGRIINAGGSASVGIPGPPGPSGPPGPAGPPGLSGPIGPAGLPGQAGPKGDRGYKGEQGEQGITVRTTESISSTRAERQFGSGGASGIPGPPGPPGPPGRPGDSRQGPPGPPGPPGQVGYGRQGPKGEKGDSGSFGSSSGTFYTGPPGPPGPPGPYGPKGSAGTPGPRGYQGQPGVPGTPGRSGSSERVSTYAGGHGIPGPPGPPGPPGHPGPQGFKGDTGAPGIPGSSRGSVSVTSGPPGPPGPPGPPGHPGSFASSSEMRQYITDYLSRSRQASGVPGPPGPPGPPGIPGTFSGSMEDISARIIAYIQRSGSGISIGGQGRPGPPGPPGPGSLTVSGLIAMLQRDDVRRYLSGPPGPQGPPGPPGSSGGISGSYRVEEVASYVFNIMNERGIAKGPPGLPGPPGPPGLSVAGGSGFSTALIDYSALIRNPEFRSWISSSVQSGPPGPPGGPGLPGPPGPQGPSGVSTATVYGAGDRGYSMEDIKRYLQGSSGFRGLPGPPGPQGPQGPQGPPGSYSGSVSYSGNFPRESIRAEVQEYLTSDNVRRAIIGHPGPPGPRGQKGDRGEPGYVQSHTQGRSYSQGDRSYGSEHREIDISRLTDTMDYSNVALKVTDYIKNQGLLQDYLVEGPWRANVRAIQGPPGPPGPSGPPGQSRVIGAYGNVTADLMDFFRTYGTIQGPPGGPGPKGDRGYPGPRGEKGDPGHPGLPGLPGSYAVQIPHRVQKRDAGNKVVGRHKKHRRQANGG